The Rhopalosiphum maidis isolate BTI-1 chromosome 2, ASM367621v3, whole genome shotgun sequence genome segment GGTCGTATCATCTTACAATCAGTGCAGTGCATCATCCACaacaatataagtaggtacctatatacgaATACGATATAGATGTATGATATATCTAtccatagtatatattttgtcatgaCATTATAACATATGCGCAAAGAACCGGTTCTTATAGATACCAAGCCCTTTGTATGTACGATAAAGAATACATAACTTCTTTAATCGACCAGTAATCGAGTGcatttttcttttgatttGTAATCCTTTCAGCAGTAGTCCTTACTACGTAGTCTGTAAAGACAGTGGTCTTGGTGACTGGTgagtgcatattttttattagttctaTGTTACAATTCAATGTGCAACATTACAGTACATTTGTTCAATCCtcgagtacctatataacttCATGAACTGTGAACATCAGCTGAAGGAACTAGGAAGGCAATTACATAACCAGATGGTTTGTTGATGACAAGATTTTCAGCATTTATCAgcgtagaatatttaaatttcttaaaatcttCATTCCTTTTAGTTGccatttatatgttattacagTAGTAGAAATACCCAAaagttaatctaaatatttaataaatttcattgcATATAgtacaaaaagaaaatagtaTTAGGGAAATGCATAATGGCAAAAAAGCTacgattgaatatttttgaattgcaaCCAATTGTTTcatgaaaaatcaatattttaaatagtttgtataaatatttaatcactccaaaattttgtatttaaacactcacaataaattaatttaattttttgtcaatgttttttaaaattttagtaaagaTAACTTATAGGGGCGGTTTTAATTCTTTGCCTGGCGGGGGGGgggaacaatttttttttttacattaatataatacaaattttacataattaaatcaatgaaaatatttgacaaaataaatagtaagatGTCTCAGGGATGGGAGAAGACATGGCCTCCCTGATAACTTATGAGAAaccttgaattaaatttaatattcgagGTTTTTGATTTACAAAAATGGCAATTGGCAATTgacaattcaataatattaaatgtttttacataatacaatattttgagaaATTTTAATCTCTACTATgggtaatcatttttatttaattctgatgatatgcataatatttgtgtttctTAAATCTAACGTACTGACAAGATCTCATTTGCTACTAGAAACTATGTGTAATGttgaaattttgaatcaaAATATACTGTTCCAATGTtgacgtaaaaataattttaaagaaaaccaCTTGTATCAAATCATTCATGTTTCAAacttaatctaaaataaactatttttttatattaaaattctgtaAATTGgaattgttgataaaatgtatttatttgatgtcacaaaaataaaataaaataataatacagtaataacaataccaatataatttgtatattaattaattaaacaacaatttaCACGATAAAACTTGACACTAATCTacaacaaagaaaaaaaattcactcaaaatattatcttaaaatatgtagactcaaatgaaataattatgtattgaacctaaaatactatatatagatgggatggttataatttatgcaatTAAATAGTTACCAAATGGAAtgcgaaaaaatattttaaatagaatgttttatttttgttttttaatacgcATATTATTGCTGTAGATATTTACTGCAATTATTCAGCAAATTTTCTGTTAGGATTACGACCGAACAATGCAGTTCGTACTGCTGGTACTAATTGCTGTGCAATTAGTTCCAATCGTGATTCCAGTgtgttacaaatttttattttattcttctgTGCTAACAACTCAATACCACCACATGTTTGAGGGGCTAAAAATGAATCGGTGTCCAATTTCAGATTCACATCCTTATTAGATGCTGTCTTATACTCTGTTGCCACTTCATCAACTAATTCTTCCACAACTGATACATCAATTTCACGAACACGTAACGTGACATTTTTTTCCaacaactaaataaaacagtaataattttaatcacataatatcaaaatattattattctaactgtataaacaattgatgtctcaaaaaaataaattattatatcaaaaaaaattaaaaagttggtattattatattaaaaattgttttgaaataaaagatCGTTTGAATACcttcaaatgtataaatgtatcttTTGAATATGCaacaagtaaaatttaatgttcagAAGGATTTGTTTTATTCTGTTATGGTTccattatcaaatttataagaaaattatttagagaaattctttgatatttttaagttatgagaattttaaaatttataatatcttattaattataaaaaaataacatataaaatagttttaaaccaagttataaataaatctactaattttataatgtagtgtatgaacaatttatttattttaatgcctacataatacattacttTTGTTATTTGTCTAACCTGTAAGATTGCttgcaatattaattttcttagaaCTTCCCTGTACAAATCAGGGTTATTTGTCACTTGGACCAGACGCTTTCTTGCTTCATCTAAAACATCACTGACATGATCTTCTCGCACTTTCAATGTCTTAAGACGTGCTTGATTTAACATATTAGAAGattgacttaaaaaaataaaattaatcaattgttAAGAAAACCATATCTCAAattctgtttattatatatactaaaatagtatccaagaaataattatctccattagttattttaaaaatgtctttcaatttttttcttacaacACACAAATCAAATGAATGATTAAAGACtaccattataaattattattatttacaacttaatttagattttagataatatttcttaCTAATTAATCAACAGATAAAAGAAGTCACAGACTGAAGTAGTGAAGTCTGACATCTTTTTTATAACTGTTCTCTTAATTTTCCATTTTAgttttggataaaaaaaaagtgatttaggtaggtacttaactACACTAAgctgtaataactaattactgatatattaaatatggtaACCAGTTGTCAGATGAatagattttataagttttgttcaaataactattataacctTGAAGTGGACAAAGGTGTGTTCAATTTGTAGACAGGCTTCAGGGTATACTCCAGAGGCATACtcacatttttttctgtaattcCACTTGTTTCTCTTTGCGCTCAAAATACTCCATGATCTTGAGTCGCTGGTGTTGGACCAGACGGCCTTTTTCAATGTTGAACTCCTCTTCTGCTTTGGCATCAATTTCCTCAGCTTTCTCATTGGCTTCCTGTTCGATGAAGGCCATCATGTGTTTGATCTGTGAAAGAAAATAAGAATTGATGAGTAAATATGGGGTTGTCATAAACTAACTGGACACAATTTTGAATGAACAACATGGTGACAATGTAGTGACCGCAAGGTGTCAGTACGATAGCAGTTGCTCTGGACATTGACAATTTAGCTAGATACTCACTTGTTTTTGAACATCGGCATCGCTGAGCGCCATTTTTGGACCGTGTGCTGgacgttaaaaatatagacaaaATAGAAAAACGGAAAATCAGAAagtgtaaagaaaaaaaaatcgggaAATGGGCGACGATCGACGAGCAGCGAAATGGAACAACCAACGCCCAATGGCAAATTAAGTGCAACAGCAGTGCGATGGGGATTGCAGTGTGATGGAGTGGGGCGCCAGTAGAAGTCGTAGAAGAAGATATCGCT includes the following:
- the LOC113552167 gene encoding V-type proton ATPase subunit E — protein: MALSDADVQKQIKHMMAFIEQEANEKAEEIDAKAEEEFNIEKGRLVQHQRLKIMEYFERKEKQVELQKKIQSSNMLNQARLKTLKVREDHVSDVLDEARKRLVQVTNNPDLYREVLRKLILQAILQLLEKNVTLRVREIDVSVVEELVDEVATEYKTASNKDVNLKLDTDSFLAPQTCGGIELLAQKNKIKICNTLESRLELIAQQLVPAVRTALFGRNPNRKFAE